In Streptococcus parasuis, the following proteins share a genomic window:
- the tnpB gene encoding IS66 family insertion sequence element accessory protein TnpB (TnpB, as the term is used for proteins encoded by IS66 family insertion elements, is considered an accessory protein, since TnpC, encoded by a neighboring gene, is a DDE family transposase.), which produces MTIRLSDLGQVYLVCGKTDMRQGIDSLAYLVKSQFNLDPFSGQVYLFCGGRKDRFKALYWDGQGFWLLYKRFENGKLTWPNNEEEVKALTSEQVDWLMKGFSISPKINVSKSRDFY; this is translated from the coding sequence ATGACAATCCGGCTCAGTGATTTAGGTCAAGTCTATTTGGTTTGCGGGAAAACAGATATGCGTCAAGGGATTGATTCTCTCGCCTACCTTGTCAAAAGTCAATTCAATCTGGATCCCTTTTCAGGTCAGGTCTATCTCTTCTGCGGAGGTCGAAAAGACCGGTTCAAAGCTCTTTACTGGGATGGACAGGGATTTTGGTTATTGTATAAACGTTTTGAAAATGGGAAATTGACCTGGCCAAACAATGAAGAGGAGGTTAAAGCCCTCACTTCCGAACAGGTGGACTGGCTCATGAAAGGTTTTTCTATCAGTCCAAAAATAAATGTTTCAAAAAGTCGTGATTTCTATTGA
- a CDS encoding PTS system mannose/fructose/sorbose family transporter subunit IID, whose translation MTKSNYKLTKEDFNQINKRSLFTFQLGWNYERMQASGYLYMILPQLRKMYGDGTPELKEMMKLHTQFFNTSPFFHTIITGIDLALEESDGVASKDAVNGIKTGLMGPFAPIGDSIFGSLVPAIMGTVAATMAATGNPAGIFLWVAVAVAYDIFRWKQLEVAYKEGTKLITTMRDRLTALVDAASVMGVFMMGALIATMINFEVTWAPTVGEKVIDIQDLLNTIFPRLVPAIFTGFVFWLLGRKGMTSTKAILIIIVLAIALSAIGHFVFGMA comes from the coding sequence ATGACGAAATCTAATTACAAATTAACAAAAGAAGATTTTAATCAAATCAACAAACGTAGCTTGTTCACTTTCCAACTTGGTTGGAACTATGAGCGTATGCAAGCATCAGGCTACCTCTACATGATTTTACCTCAATTGCGTAAAATGTACGGTGATGGTACTCCTGAGTTGAAGGAAATGATGAAATTGCATACTCAATTCTTCAACACTTCACCATTCTTCCATACTATTATTACGGGTATCGATTTGGCGCTTGAAGAAAGCGATGGTGTAGCATCTAAAGATGCGGTAAATGGTATCAAGACTGGTTTGATGGGTCCATTTGCTCCTATCGGTGACTCTATCTTTGGTTCCTTAGTTCCAGCAATCATGGGTACAGTGGCTGCAACTATGGCCGCAACTGGTAACCCAGCAGGTATCTTCCTTTGGGTAGCAGTAGCGGTTGCGTATGATATTTTCCGTTGGAAACAATTGGAAGTTGCCTATAAAGAAGGTACTAAACTCATCACAACAATGCGTGATCGTTTGACAGCACTTGTTGATGCGGCATCTGTAATGGGTGTCTTCATGATGGGCGCATTGATTGCAACTATGATTAACTTTGAAGTGACTTGGGCTCCAACAGTTGGTGAAAAAGTAATTGATATTCAAGACTTGCTCAATACTATCTTCCCTCGTCTTGTTCCAGCTATCTTCACAGGTTTTGTCTTCTGGTTGCTAGGACGTAAGGGTATGACTTCAACAAAAGCTATCTTGATAATCATTGTCCTTGCGATTGCCTTGTCAGCAATTGGTCACTTCGTATTTGGTATGGCATAA
- a CDS encoding DUF960 domain-containing protein — protein MAFDKTVGRYASFGIVTSLPGEVIDSFWYVIDNYLKGVIPLKSVIQFSIKNRGGKITLVFSQERYKNVLAVDLSSRFDPFYPSTVLVVDKQGQETITLPDEVSFI, from the coding sequence ATGGCATTTGATAAGACGGTAGGGAGATATGCAAGTTTTGGTATTGTCACTTCGCTCCCAGGTGAAGTGATTGATAGTTTCTGGTACGTCATTGATAACTATTTAAAGGGAGTTATCCCTTTGAAAAGTGTGATTCAATTTTCTATTAAAAACCGAGGTGGTAAAATTACCCTAGTTTTCTCACAAGAGCGGTATAAAAATGTGTTGGCGGTTGATTTGTCAAGTCGTTTCGATCCGTTTTATCCTTCTACAGTATTAGTTGTAGATAAGCAAGGACAGGAAACGATAACATTGCCTGATGAAGTTAGTTTTATTTAA
- a CDS encoding glycoside hydrolase family 35 protein translates to MSDFQIKDQFYLDEKPFKILSGAIHYFRVHPDDWYHSLFNLKALGFNTVETYVPWNLHEPKKGHFCFDGILDVERFLRIAQELGLYAIVRPSPYICAEWEWGGLPVWLMKEELRVRSSDPMYLKHLAEYYASLLPKLAKFQLAQGGNILMFQVENEYGSYGEEKDYLRSVANLMRKHGLTAPFFTSDGPWRACLRAGSLIADDILVTGNFGSRANENFQMMQAFFDEYGKTWPLMCMEFWDGWFNRWGDEVIRREPEELAQSVMECIELGSINLYMFHGGTNFGFMNGCSARGQIDLPQVTSYDYDAILDEAGNPTQKFYILQKLMMERYPELDYAEPIVKKAKAFEPAELVNKVSLFETIDAISECHHSFYPKNMEQFDQSTGYILYKTELEQDKEEAERFRVIDGRDRIHVFADGRKVTTQYQTEIGEDITLDFKSKQLDLAILVENMGRVNYGHKLTAPTQSKGLGRGAMADLHFIGNWKIYPLPLESVSAVDYSKTWQENQPAFYRYTCNLSELADTYIDMTGFGKGVVFVNNVNIGRFWEKGPILYLYIPKGYLKKGENEIVVFETEGKYRERLPFSQEPIYKDLK, encoded by the coding sequence ATGAGCGATTTCCAGATAAAAGATCAATTCTATTTAGATGAAAAGCCATTTAAAATATTATCTGGTGCAATTCACTATTTTCGAGTACATCCAGATGACTGGTATCATTCTTTATTCAACCTAAAGGCTCTTGGGTTTAATACGGTTGAGACATATGTTCCTTGGAATTTGCATGAGCCTAAAAAAGGACATTTTTGTTTTGACGGAATTCTAGATGTTGAACGATTTCTAAGAATTGCTCAAGAACTAGGGCTTTATGCAATTGTACGTCCTTCCCCCTATATTTGTGCAGAGTGGGAATGGGGTGGACTCCCCGTTTGGTTGATGAAGGAAGAGCTGAGAGTACGTTCGAGTGATCCTATGTATTTGAAGCACTTAGCTGAATATTACGCTTCTCTTCTTCCTAAATTAGCCAAGTTCCAGCTCGCACAAGGAGGAAACATTCTCATGTTTCAAGTTGAGAATGAGTATGGTTCCTATGGTGAAGAAAAAGACTATTTAAGATCGGTTGCGAATTTGATGCGTAAACATGGTTTGACTGCTCCCTTCTTCACATCAGATGGTCCATGGAGAGCTTGTTTGCGTGCAGGTTCACTCATTGCCGATGATATATTGGTCACTGGAAATTTTGGTTCAAGAGCGAACGAAAATTTTCAAATGATGCAAGCTTTCTTTGATGAATATGGAAAGACTTGGCCACTGATGTGCATGGAATTTTGGGATGGATGGTTCAATCGCTGGGGTGATGAAGTGATTCGTCGTGAGCCAGAAGAACTAGCTCAGTCAGTCATGGAGTGCATTGAACTTGGTTCGATTAATCTCTACATGTTTCACGGAGGTACGAACTTTGGTTTCATGAATGGATGCTCTGCGCGAGGTCAAATTGATTTGCCTCAGGTGACATCTTATGATTATGATGCAATTCTAGATGAAGCTGGAAATCCAACGCAGAAGTTTTATATTCTTCAAAAGCTGATGATGGAAAGATATCCAGAATTAGACTATGCAGAACCAATAGTGAAAAAAGCTAAGGCGTTTGAGCCAGCTGAGTTAGTGAATAAAGTTAGTTTGTTTGAAACCATTGATGCCATCAGCGAGTGTCATCATTCATTCTATCCTAAGAATATGGAACAATTTGATCAATCCACTGGCTATATTCTCTATAAAACCGAATTGGAACAAGATAAGGAAGAAGCAGAACGTTTTCGTGTGATTGATGGTCGGGATCGGATTCATGTTTTTGCTGATGGGCGTAAGGTTACAACACAATATCAAACGGAGATTGGTGAAGACATTACGCTAGATTTCAAAAGCAAGCAATTGGATTTAGCTATTCTTGTGGAGAATATGGGACGTGTTAACTACGGCCACAAATTAACAGCTCCAACTCAATCTAAAGGTTTGGGAAGAGGAGCGATGGCAGACCTCCACTTTATTGGAAACTGGAAAATCTATCCACTACCACTTGAGTCGGTTTCAGCTGTTGATTATAGTAAGACTTGGCAAGAAAATCAGCCTGCATTCTATCGCTATACTTGTAACTTGTCAGAATTGGCGGATACCTACATAGACATGACAGGTTTTGGTAAAGGTGTTGTATTTGTAAACAATGTAAATATTGGACGTTTCTGGGAAAAAGGTCCGATTCTCTATCTCTATATTCCAAAAGGATACTTAAAGAAAGGAGAGAATGAAATAGTCGTCTTTGAGACGGAAGGAAAATATAGAGAAAGATTACCTTTTTCTCAAGAACCCATCTATAAAGATTTAAAATAA
- a CDS encoding PTS mannose/fructose/sorbose/N-acetylgalactosamine transporter subunit IIC, with protein MMQWWQILLLTLYSAYQICDELTIVSSAGSPVFAGFISGLIMGDMATGLAIGASLQLMVLGVGTFGGASRIDATSGAVLATAFSVSQGIDPELAVATIAVPVAALLVYTDILGRFSTTYFAHRVDAAVEKFDYAAIERNYLLGAIPWALSRALPVFLALAFGGEFVDSMVSAIQEYQWIANGLTLAARMLPGLGFAILLHYLPLKRNLHYLAFGFALTAMLTVLYGNVSTLGGAVAGIVGTLPEDSGVAFVNNFKGLSMIGIAIVGAFLSVLHFKNSQKVTVVAPSNSESGEIEDDEI; from the coding sequence ATTATGCAATGGTGGCAAATATTACTTTTAACGCTCTACTCTGCTTACCAGATTTGTGATGAGTTGACCATCGTATCGTCAGCAGGTTCACCTGTCTTTGCAGGGTTCATCTCTGGTTTGATTATGGGAGATATGGCAACAGGCTTAGCAATTGGTGCTAGCTTGCAATTAATGGTACTTGGTGTAGGTACTTTCGGTGGTGCATCACGTATTGATGCGACTTCTGGTGCAGTTTTGGCAACTGCTTTCTCAGTTTCACAAGGTATTGACCCTGAGCTTGCTGTAGCAACAATTGCGGTTCCAGTAGCAGCGCTTCTTGTCTATACTGATATTTTGGGTCGTTTCTCAACTACCTACTTCGCTCACCGTGTGGATGCTGCAGTTGAAAAATTTGACTATGCAGCTATCGAACGGAACTACTTACTTGGTGCAATTCCTTGGGCCTTGTCTCGTGCACTACCTGTTTTCCTTGCCCTTGCATTTGGTGGTGAATTTGTAGATTCAATGGTTTCTGCTATTCAAGAATACCAATGGATTGCTAATGGTTTGACTCTTGCAGCACGTATGCTTCCTGGTCTAGGATTTGCAATCTTGCTTCACTATCTTCCACTTAAACGCAATCTTCACTATTTGGCATTTGGTTTTGCTTTGACAGCTATGTTGACTGTTCTTTACGGTAACGTATCTACTTTAGGTGGTGCCGTTGCTGGTATTGTTGGTACCCTTCCTGAAGATTCAGGTGTAGCATTTGTAAACAACTTCAAAGGCTTGTCAATGATTGGTATCGCTATTGTGGGTGCATTCCTTTCTGTACTTCACTTCAAAAATAGCCAAAAAGTAACTGTAGTTGCTCCATCAAATTCAGAAAGTGGGGAAATTGAAGATGACGAAATCTAA
- the rlmD gene encoding 23S rRNA (uracil(1939)-C(5))-methyltransferase RlmD, whose product MNLQVNQRIPLKIKRMGINGEGIGFYQKTLVFVPGVLKGEEIYCQITSIKRNFVEAKLLKINKQSKFRVTPPCAIYEVCGGCQIMHLRYDKQLDFKKDLLQQALKKFKPSGYEQYTIHPTIGMDHPSHYRAKLQFQTRTTKGGVKAGLYAENSHRLIGITDCYVQDQETQRIINSVAELLTKHRIPIYNERKEQGIRTVMVRRARQTGEVQLIFITSCQVNLIKLIDELISQFPSIVTIALNWNKQKTSEVYGEKTEILWGKQAIDEAVLDYDFSLSPRAFYQLNPQQTEVLYNEAVKALDITGDEDLIDAYCGVGTIGFAFARKVKSLRGMDIIPEAIEDAKANARRMGLNNTHYEAGKAEDIIPKWYQEGYHADALIVDPPRTGIDEKLLKTILKYKPSKMVYVSCNVSTLARDLVELTKAYQVEYIQSVDMFPHTARTEAVVKLTRTE is encoded by the coding sequence ATGAATCTACAAGTTAATCAACGAATCCCCTTAAAAATTAAACGAATGGGCATCAATGGAGAAGGAATAGGTTTTTATCAAAAAACGCTTGTCTTTGTTCCCGGTGTTCTTAAAGGTGAAGAAATATATTGCCAAATTACCTCAATCAAACGGAATTTTGTTGAGGCAAAATTATTGAAAATCAACAAGCAATCCAAATTCCGTGTCACACCACCTTGTGCTATTTATGAAGTCTGTGGCGGTTGCCAAATCATGCACCTCCGCTATGATAAGCAATTGGATTTTAAAAAAGACTTGCTACAGCAAGCACTAAAAAAATTCAAACCTTCTGGCTACGAGCAATACACCATCCATCCAACCATTGGGATGGATCACCCCAGTCACTACCGTGCCAAATTACAATTTCAAACTCGTACTACTAAAGGTGGCGTCAAAGCTGGATTATATGCAGAAAATTCACATCGTCTAATTGGAATTACTGACTGTTATGTCCAGGATCAAGAAACACAGAGAATTATTAACAGTGTTGCGGAACTCCTCACTAAGCACCGTATCCCAATTTACAACGAACGCAAGGAACAAGGTATTCGCACTGTCATGGTACGTAGAGCTCGTCAGACGGGAGAAGTCCAACTAATTTTTATCACCTCTTGTCAAGTTAATCTTATCAAACTAATTGATGAACTCATCAGTCAGTTTCCAAGTATCGTTACAATTGCCTTAAACTGGAACAAACAAAAAACAAGTGAAGTCTATGGAGAAAAAACTGAAATACTGTGGGGGAAACAAGCTATTGATGAGGCTGTGTTGGACTATGATTTTTCTCTATCACCTCGGGCATTTTACCAATTAAATCCCCAGCAAACCGAAGTACTTTACAATGAAGCAGTAAAAGCTTTGGATATTACTGGAGATGAAGACCTCATTGATGCCTACTGCGGAGTTGGTACTATCGGCTTTGCCTTTGCCAGAAAAGTCAAATCATTACGTGGTATGGATATTATTCCCGAAGCAATTGAAGATGCAAAAGCAAATGCTAGACGAATGGGGCTAAATAATACACATTACGAAGCCGGTAAAGCTGAAGATATAATTCCAAAATGGTATCAAGAAGGATATCACGCAGATGCACTCATTGTTGATCCTCCACGGACTGGAATAGACGAAAAACTCCTAAAAACAATCCTTAAGTACAAACCATCAAAAATGGTCTATGTTTCTTGTAATGTTTCGACACTCGCAAGAGACTTGGTTGAATTAACTAAAGCCTACCAGGTTGAATATATTCAATCTGTTGACATGTTCCCTCATACCGCTAGAACAGAGGCGGTTGTGAAATTAACAAGAACCGAATAA
- a CDS encoding PTS system mannose/fructose/N-acetylgalactosamine-transporter subunit IIB translates to MAIIATRIDGRLIHGQVANLWTTKLNISRIMVIDDAVAQNDIEKQGLKLACPPGVKLSILPIEKAANNIKEGKYDAQRLLIVARRPENFLRLVEYGVSLPELNVGNMSQTPETRSVTRSINVVDKDIADFDALAAKGVKLFAQMVPGDSPKDFMPLLDKVR, encoded by the coding sequence ATGGCAATTATTGCTACACGTATCGATGGTCGTTTGATTCATGGTCAAGTTGCTAACTTATGGACGACTAAATTAAATATTAGTCGTATTATGGTAATTGATGACGCTGTTGCTCAAAACGACATTGAAAAACAAGGATTGAAGTTGGCTTGTCCTCCAGGAGTAAAACTTTCTATTTTACCGATTGAGAAAGCTGCAAATAATATTAAAGAAGGAAAATATGATGCTCAACGCTTGCTTATTGTAGCACGTCGTCCTGAAAACTTCCTTCGCCTAGTGGAGTATGGTGTAAGCCTTCCTGAACTTAACGTTGGGAATATGTCTCAGACTCCTGAAACACGGTCTGTCACACGTTCAATCAATGTGGTAGATAAAGATATCGCAGATTTTGATGCATTGGCAGCTAAGGGTGTGAAGCTCTTCGCTCAAATGGTTCCTGGCGATTCACCTAAAGACTTTATGCCATTATTGGATAAGGTTAGATAA
- a CDS encoding GntR family transcriptional regulator — translation MKVPKYQLIQNSLRQQIISGKFENGDKFYTEAELTKLYNVSSITVIRAVNELVKDGYLIRQQGKGTFVSRSRKGRLVEFSDVEIFPLENEQVIVLACQKGNDTRILEKLNLDKNDYYYKIVRIRKADGIPFIYHNSYIPQRYIQTPDAPLEHFQSIYQRLKIDFNIHMFEEPFVETNEVSFPTPVEIAEGLEIDPNQPTILQNKLTTNSASGEIIEYTETYKHWKYYKFEISANNR, via the coding sequence ATGAAAGTCCCTAAATACCAACTAATCCAGAATAGCCTTCGTCAACAAATCATTTCGGGAAAATTTGAAAATGGTGATAAATTTTATACAGAAGCGGAATTAACAAAGTTATACAATGTAAGTTCAATTACTGTTATTCGGGCTGTCAATGAGTTAGTTAAAGATGGTTATTTAATTCGCCAACAAGGGAAGGGTACATTTGTTTCCCGTTCACGTAAGGGCCGTTTGGTTGAATTTTCAGATGTTGAAATTTTCCCACTTGAAAATGAGCAAGTAATTGTTCTTGCTTGTCAAAAGGGAAATGATACACGAATTCTCGAGAAATTGAACTTAGATAAGAATGACTATTATTATAAAATCGTTCGTATTCGTAAAGCCGACGGAATTCCATTTATTTATCATAATTCCTACATACCTCAACGTTATATTCAAACGCCTGATGCTCCCCTTGAACATTTCCAATCAATCTATCAGCGTCTAAAAATTGATTTTAATATCCACATGTTCGAAGAACCCTTTGTTGAAACAAACGAAGTAAGCTTCCCAACACCCGTGGAAATTGCTGAGGGGTTAGAAATTGATCCAAATCAACCAACTATTTTGCAAAATAAATTGACAACCAATAGTGCTAGTGGAGAAATTATCGAATATACTGAAACTTATAAACATTGGAAATACTATAAATTTGAAATCTCAGCGAATAACCGATAA
- a CDS encoding PTS sugar transporter subunit IIA encodes MVRSLVLVSHGIFCEELKKSTEMIMGPQEDIYTVALLPEEGPEDFQRKFEETIAKLDDFVVFADLLGGTPANVVSRKLLDGGQFDLYAGMNMPMVIGFLNGVLLGEAVDYVEFGTSNLVHVNSLLTSSEDDEE; translated from the coding sequence ATGGTTAGAAGTTTAGTATTAGTAAGTCATGGCATCTTCTGTGAAGAATTGAAAAAATCCACTGAAATGATTATGGGTCCACAAGAGGACATCTATACAGTGGCTTTGTTGCCAGAAGAAGGTCCAGAAGACTTCCAAAGAAAATTTGAAGAAACAATTGCTAAGCTTGATGACTTTGTTGTTTTTGCAGATTTGTTGGGAGGAACACCAGCTAATGTAGTTTCTCGGAAATTACTCGATGGTGGTCAGTTTGATCTATATGCAGGTATGAACATGCCCATGGTCATTGGTTTCTTGAACGGCGTTCTATTAGGTGAAGCTGTAGACTATGTGGAGTTTGGTACAAGCAATTTAGTTCATGTCAATTCCTTATTAACAAGTAGTGAAGATGATGAGGAGTGA
- the recX gene encoding recombination regulator RecX has translation MRITKIVKKKRLYLLELNSQESLYITEDTIVRFMLSKGKEITENELQEIRDFAQFSYGKNLALYYISFKQRTKKEVLDYLKKYEIEEANAVKIIAVLEEEKWINDKSYVETYVRQNGLNGDKGPALIRQKLITKGISKSVIDSCLVEVDFSELAEKVAEKLLRKYQDKLPIRALQDKIVQGLMNKGFTYDLARKTVSQLDISADDNMEVDLISKELEKQYRKYSRKYDGYELKQRLIQALARKGFEFDRIQAVLRDYL, from the coding sequence ATGAGAATAACAAAAATTGTAAAGAAAAAAAGACTATATTTATTAGAGCTTAATAGTCAAGAATCTTTGTATATAACTGAGGATACAATTGTTCGTTTTATGTTGAGTAAGGGTAAGGAAATCACTGAAAATGAACTTCAAGAAATTCGTGATTTTGCTCAGTTCTCTTATGGAAAAAATTTAGCTTTATATTATATTTCTTTCAAACAGCGAACAAAGAAAGAAGTGTTGGATTATTTAAAAAAATATGAAATTGAAGAAGCAAATGCTGTGAAAATTATTGCCGTTCTAGAAGAAGAGAAATGGATTAATGATAAGAGTTATGTGGAAACCTACGTTCGACAAAATGGGTTGAATGGTGACAAGGGTCCGGCTCTGATTCGGCAGAAATTAATCACGAAAGGGATTTCTAAATCTGTTATTGATAGTTGTTTAGTTGAGGTAGATTTTTCTGAGCTGGCTGAAAAGGTTGCTGAAAAATTGCTTAGAAAGTATCAGGATAAATTACCTATTCGAGCTCTGCAGGATAAGATTGTTCAAGGATTGATGAATAAGGGGTTTACGTATGACTTGGCAAGAAAAACGGTTAGTCAGTTAGATATTTCAGCAGATGACAATATGGAAGTAGATTTAATTAGTAAGGAATTAGAGAAACAGTATCGAAAATATAGTCGAAAATATGATGGATATGAGTTGAAACAGCGTTTGATTCAGGCTTTAGCAAGGAAAGGTTTCGAGTTTGATCGGATTCAGGCAGTGCTTAGGGATTATCTGTGA
- a CDS encoding GntR family transcriptional regulator: MSINGQEKPLYLQLVDELEVKIRESMVPNEKLFSERELTHLYGVSRITVRLALQELEKRGLVYKKHGKGTYVSEISEPAVDLSQVYSFTEQMKVMGKVPQTIILSFQEIEASEYISQQLMIDIGEHVYELERLRLADGIPMMLERTYIPASLFDGLTIADLDNTALYEVFSEKYNQFIRMAVEEFYASIALDNEAKLLGVRGNSPVLHLLRKSYNDKNRIIEYTFSIARADQFRYRMVHKPMNEN; encoded by the coding sequence ATGTCAATTAATGGCCAAGAAAAACCACTCTATTTACAATTAGTGGATGAGTTGGAAGTGAAAATTCGAGAAAGCATGGTGCCAAATGAAAAATTGTTTTCAGAGAGAGAATTAACGCATTTATATGGTGTAAGTCGTATTACAGTTCGGCTTGCGTTACAAGAATTAGAAAAACGTGGTTTGGTCTATAAAAAACATGGTAAAGGGACCTATGTTTCGGAAATTTCAGAACCAGCTGTTGATTTATCTCAGGTTTATAGCTTTACCGAGCAAATGAAAGTGATGGGTAAGGTACCACAAACTATAATTCTTTCATTTCAAGAAATAGAAGCTTCGGAATATATTTCACAGCAGTTGATGATTGATATTGGTGAACATGTTTATGAATTAGAACGACTACGTTTGGCAGATGGTATTCCGATGATGTTGGAGCGTACCTACATTCCGGCCTCTTTATTTGATGGACTAACTATTGCAGATTTGGATAATACAGCATTATACGAGGTATTCTCTGAAAAATATAATCAATTTATTCGAATGGCGGTCGAAGAGTTTTATGCTAGTATCGCCTTGGATAATGAAGCGAAGCTCTTGGGGGTAAGGGGAAATAGTCCTGTCCTTCATTTGTTACGAAAATCATACAATGATAAGAATCGTATTATTGAGTATACGTTTAGCATTGCGAGGGCTGACCAATTTCGGTATCGGATGGTTCATAAGCCAATGAATGAAAACTAA
- a CDS encoding DUF402 domain-containing protein, which produces MKLPREGDFITIQSYKHDGKIHRTWRDTMVLKTTEHAIIGVNNHTLVTENDGRRWVTREPAIVYFHKKYWFNIIAMIRENGVSYYCNLASPFVLDNEALKYIDYDLDVKVFADGEKRLLDVDEYERHRKDMKYSDDIDYILKENVKILVDWINHQRGPFSPAYVNIWYKRYLELRSR; this is translated from the coding sequence GTGAAATTACCAAGAGAAGGCGACTTTATTACAATTCAAAGTTATAAGCATGACGGAAAAATCCATCGCACTTGGCGTGATACCATGGTATTAAAGACAACAGAACATGCAATCATTGGAGTCAATAATCATACTTTAGTGACAGAAAATGATGGCAGACGTTGGGTAACAAGAGAACCAGCTATCGTATATTTTCATAAAAAATACTGGTTTAATATCATTGCAATGATTCGTGAAAATGGTGTTTCTTATTATTGTAATCTTGCTAGTCCGTTTGTATTAGACAACGAAGCACTCAAATATATTGATTATGATTTGGATGTGAAAGTCTTTGCGGATGGTGAAAAAAGATTACTTGATGTGGATGAATATGAACGACATCGCAAGGATATGAAGTATTCAGATGATATTGATTATATTTTGAAGGAAAATGTAAAAATATTGGTTGATTGGATTAATCATCAACGTGGGCCATTCTCTCCTGCCTATGTAAATATCTGGTATAAGCGCTATTTAGAACTGAGAAGTCGATAA